One Salmo trutta chromosome 12, fSalTru1.1, whole genome shotgun sequence genomic region harbors:
- the LOC115203589 gene encoding beta-1,3-galactosyltransferase 2 isoform X1: protein MVEDGTKKGGRSKEMAEGRRYCGWSRFRCCFLILLLIATVFFYFGDRSVEWVPSLDMASKWWAEFRGGSASRSGSTKTSNEVVSLNSTDFTIDAHETASANSTDHQTSLINSTQQAIKLNPTHNETSSITSALTIITNLITEVKADLATPPPYVSPGPYHVEYPSEYIFILDEPEKCREQNPFLVLMVPVAPYNREAREAVRSTWGSERQVLGKEVRLFFLLGLPSGEETEQLQENVLQESKEHQDLLQSDFIDSYKNLTIKTMVMMEWLSSRCPNASYAMKIDSDMFLNVNTLVNMLLHAPKQNYQTGLVAQWGAVLRDPNSKWYLPNEVFPEPVYPPYALGLGYVFTLDLPRKLVEASRHVKAVYIEDVYLGLCMRHLGIRPTDPPNGNLFQVFPVAYDRCTYSQLIATTTYSITHQVNAWKDLHKPGPTC, encoded by the exons ATGGTGGAAGATGGCACTAAGAAAGGCGGAAGAAG taAAGAGATGGCGGAAGGCAGGAGATACTGCGGGTGGTCACGTTTCCGTTGCTGTTTCCTCATCCTGCTCCTCATAGCAACGGTCTTCTTCTACTTCGGCGATCGGTCAGTAGAGTGGGTTCCTTCACTAGACATGGCCTCAAAATGGTGGGCAGAATTCCGTGGTGGTTCAGCTAGCAGATCTGGTTCTACCAAGACCAGTAACGAAGTAGTTTCTCTCAACTCCACTGATTTTACCATAGACGCTCATGAAACTGCATCTGCCAATTCAACAGATCATCAGACTTCACTTATCAACTCTACTCAACAGGCCATCAAACTCAACCCAACACATAATGAAACTAGTTCCATCACGTCTGCACTGACCATCATCACTAATCTGATCACAGAGGTCAAGGCAGATCTGGCCACTCCTCCTCCGTATGTGTCCCCAGGACCATACCATGTAGAATACCCATCAGAGTACATCTTCATCCTGGATGAACCAGAGAAATGCCGGGAGCAGAACCCCTTCCTGGTTCTGATGGTGCCAGTGGCGCCATATAACAGGGAGGCTCGTGAGGCCGTCCGCAGTACTTGGGGCAGTGAGAGGCAGGTACTGGGCAAAGAGGTCCGTCTGTTCTTCCTGCTGGGACTGCCcagtggagaggagacagagcagcTCCAGGAGAATGTGCTGCAGGAGAGCAAAGAGCACCAGGATCTGCTGCAGAGTGACTtcatagacagctacaaaaaccTGACCATCAAGACCATGGTGATGATGGAGTGGCTGAGCTCTCGCTGCCCCAACGCCTCCTACGCCATGAAGATCGACTCAGACATGTTCCTCAACGTGAACACCTTGGTCAACATGCTGCTTCACGCTCCAAAGCAGAACTACCAGACTGGACTAGTGGCCCAATGGGGCGCGGTTCTAAGAGACCCTAACTCCAAATGGTACCTTCCAAATGAGGTGTTTCCTGAACCAGTATACCCACCTTACGCTCTGGGCCTGGGCTATGTCTTCACCTTAGACCTCCCCAGGAAGCTGGTGGAGGCGTCCAGGCATGTTAAAGCCGTCTACATAGAGGATGTGTATCTGGGACTGTGTATGAGACACCTGGGCATCCGGCCTACTGACCCCCCCAATGGAAACCTTTTCCAGGTTTTCCCTGTGGCTTATGACCGCTGCACCTACTCACAGCTGATAGCCACCACCACATACAGTATCACTCACCAGGTCAACGCATGGAAAGAC